One Devosia lacusdianchii genomic window carries:
- a CDS encoding electron transfer flavoprotein-ubiquinone oxidoreductase produces the protein MAEAGSRETLSTDVVIVGAGPSGLAAAIRLKQRHPEIAVTVVEKAAEVGGHILSGAVMDPRGLDALIPDWRLKGAPVGPDVTTDTYHLLTAKADFALPHLLMPPQLKTPNGVIVSLGNLVRWLGEQATELGVDIFPMTAAVDVLGSDKGPVRGIITGDLGRDHDGNPKPGFAEGIALEAKYTLIAEGARGSLAKSIIGAHGLAREPQKYGLGIKEVWEIPAERHRPGRVDHYLGFPLDNATAGGGFVYHAEDRKLYVGLVTYLDYQDPTLSPFDEFQRFKTHKSVAPLLEGATRISYGARAVTAGGWQSIPTLAFPGGGLIGCAAGFMNAPRLKAIHNAILSGIGAADAVADAIGKGRQHDLIKDFGTRIMATGISAELQGVRNVKPLWTRFGTVLGALAGGIELWTSAILGRSLLGTLHHSKPDYQGLKPMGVLPPRSYDRPDGKLTFDRASSVYLANLAHDEDQPVHLRLADPAVPVRDNLPKYGEPAPLYCPAGVYEMAEEGGAPVFRIHAANCVHCKTCDIKDPAQNITWVSPEGGSGPNYVGM, from the coding sequence ATGGCAGAGGCCGGCTCGCGCGAAACCCTTTCGACCGACGTCGTGATCGTCGGGGCTGGTCCATCCGGACTGGCGGCCGCCATTCGCCTCAAGCAGCGCCATCCCGAAATTGCCGTGACCGTGGTCGAAAAGGCCGCCGAGGTGGGCGGGCATATCCTTTCGGGGGCCGTCATGGACCCGCGCGGCCTCGACGCACTCATCCCCGATTGGCGCCTCAAGGGCGCGCCTGTCGGGCCCGACGTGACCACCGATACCTATCACCTGCTCACCGCCAAGGCCGATTTCGCGCTCCCCCACCTGCTGATGCCGCCCCAGCTCAAGACCCCGAACGGCGTCATCGTCAGCCTGGGCAATCTCGTCCGCTGGTTGGGCGAGCAAGCGACGGAGCTGGGCGTCGACATCTTCCCGATGACCGCGGCCGTCGATGTGCTGGGCTCCGACAAGGGCCCCGTGCGCGGCATCATCACCGGCGACCTCGGCCGCGATCATGACGGCAATCCCAAGCCCGGCTTTGCCGAGGGCATTGCGCTCGAAGCCAAATACACCCTCATCGCCGAGGGGGCGCGCGGGTCGCTGGCCAAGTCCATCATCGGCGCGCATGGCCTGGCCCGCGAGCCGCAGAAATACGGCCTCGGCATCAAGGAAGTGTGGGAAATCCCCGCCGAGCGCCACCGGCCCGGGCGCGTCGACCACTATCTCGGCTTTCCCCTCGACAATGCGACGGCTGGCGGCGGCTTCGTCTACCACGCCGAGGACCGCAAGCTCTATGTCGGCCTCGTGACCTATTTGGACTACCAGGACCCCACCCTTTCGCCCTTCGACGAATTCCAGCGCTTCAAGACCCACAAGTCCGTCGCGCCCCTGCTCGAAGGCGCGACCCGCATCAGCTACGGCGCCCGCGCCGTCACCGCTGGCGGCTGGCAGTCCATCCCCACGTTGGCCTTCCCCGGCGGTGGCCTCATCGGTTGCGCCGCCGGCTTCATGAACGCGCCGCGCCTCAAGGCCATCCACAACGCCATCCTCTCCGGTATCGGCGCTGCCGACGCGGTGGCCGACGCCATCGGCAAGGGCCGACAGCACGATCTGATCAAGGATTTCGGCACCCGCATCATGGCCACCGGCATTTCCGCTGAGCTGCAGGGCGTGCGCAACGTCAAGCCGCTCTGGACCCGCTTCGGCACCGTACTGGGCGCCCTGGCCGGCGGCATCGAGCTCTGGACCTCGGCGATTCTCGGCCGCTCGCTGCTCGGAACCCTCCATCACAGCAAGCCGGACTATCAGGGCCTCAAACCCATGGGCGTGTTGCCGCCACGCAGCTATGACCGGCCCGACGGCAAGCTGACCTTCGACCGCGCCTCCTCGGTCTATCTCGCCAATCTGGCACATGACGAGGACCAGCCGGTCCACCTGAGGCTTGCCGATCCGGCCGTGCCGGTGCGCGATAACCTGCCCAAATATGGCGAGCCCGCGCCGCTTTACTGCCCGGCAGGGGTTTACGAAATGGCCGAGGAGGGCGGGGCGCCGGTGTTCCGCATCCACGCCGCCAACTGCGTCCACTGCAAGACCTGCGATATCAAGGACCCGGCCCAGAACATCACCTGGGTGTCTCCCGAAGGCGGCAGTGGGCCCAATTACGTGGGAATGTAG
- the rnk gene encoding nucleoside diphosphate kinase regulator: MAETIAYDLNPEIILSQADHRLLNILAMAGLDHTPDQSDKLLYELERARVLDDSEVPSDIVRMGSSVRYRTDAGVEQQVKLVYPADADIAEGRISVMTPVGTALIGLRAGQSITWRSRDNRRHMLTVLSVAAD; the protein is encoded by the coding sequence ATGGCTGAGACCATTGCATACGACCTCAATCCCGAAATCATCCTGAGCCAGGCCGATCATCGCCTGCTCAACATCCTGGCCATGGCCGGGCTGGACCATACCCCCGACCAATCGGACAAACTGCTCTACGAACTGGAGCGCGCCCGTGTGCTCGACGACAGCGAAGTGCCCAGCGACATCGTGCGCATGGGTTCTTCCGTGCGCTATCGAACCGATGCCGGCGTGGAGCAGCAGGTAAAGCTGGTCTATCCGGCTGATGCCGATATCGCCGAGGGCCGCATTTCGGTGATGACGCCGGTCGGAACGGCCCTGATCGGGCTGCGCGCCGGCCAGTCCATCACCTGGCGCAGCCGCGACAACCGGCGGCACATGCTAACCGTGCTGTCGGTGGCGGCGGACTAG
- a CDS encoding 4-(cytidine 5'-diphospho)-2-C-methyl-D-erythritol kinase has protein sequence MVEPLVQLAPAKINLALHVTRRREDGYHDLESLVVFADVADEIEAVPSAADSLTIVGPFAKGLGNGESNLVLRAVAAFRARWPDAVATGLAMRLTKNLPVAAGIGGGSADAAAALRLMAGLSNQPIAVSDLSDMAAGLGADVPACLVSSPLVARGVGEVLAPLPDFPDCHVVLVNPMIPLPTADVFRRLRAHDNYPLPELPSPLTRPAQLGIWLAETRNDLQPPAVKLVPVIGDIVEQLAETQGCMLARMSGSGATVFGLFGSSGQAHQAAQVMRAAHPDHWVAAAPLIVP, from the coding sequence ATGGTCGAGCCGCTTGTTCAGCTAGCGCCGGCCAAGATCAACCTGGCGCTGCATGTCACGCGGCGCCGGGAGGATGGCTATCATGATCTCGAAAGCCTCGTCGTCTTCGCCGACGTGGCCGACGAGATTGAAGCGGTGCCATCAGCGGCCGATTCGCTGACCATCGTGGGCCCTTTCGCAAAGGGTCTGGGTAATGGCGAATCCAACCTGGTGCTACGGGCCGTCGCCGCTTTCCGGGCGCGCTGGCCCGATGCGGTCGCGACCGGGCTCGCCATGCGTCTCACCAAGAACCTGCCCGTCGCCGCCGGCATTGGCGGCGGCTCCGCCGACGCCGCGGCCGCGCTTCGGCTGATGGCAGGGCTGTCCAACCAGCCGATCGCGGTCTCCGATCTCTCCGACATGGCTGCGGGCCTGGGCGCCGATGTGCCGGCCTGCCTTGTATCGAGCCCGTTGGTGGCGCGCGGCGTCGGCGAGGTGTTGGCGCCGCTGCCTGACTTTCCCGACTGCCACGTCGTGCTGGTCAATCCCATGATTCCGCTGCCCACAGCGGATGTCTTCCGCCGGCTGCGCGCGCATGACAATTACCCGTTGCCCGAACTGCCCTCGCCACTGACCCGCCCGGCGCAACTCGGCATCTGGCTCGCCGAAACCCGCAACGACCTCCAGCCGCCTGCTGTGAAGCTGGTTCCGGTTATCGGCGATATCGTCGAGCAGTTGGCCGAAACGCAGGGCTGCATGCTGGCGCGCATGTCGGGATCGGGGGCCACGGTATTCGGTCTCTTCGGCTCCAGCGGCCAGGCCCACCAGGCCGCGCAAGTCATGCGGGCCGCCCACCCGGATCATTGGGTGGCGGCAGCACCGCTGATCGTGCCTTAG
- a CDS encoding tRNA1(Val) (adenine(37)-N6)-methyltransferase yields MLLGAAVGEGRKTLLDLGCGVGTAALVALADRPGLKAVLADQNAEMLTLARENAATNGFADRTGFAHADVAGTGSDRRAAGLAENAFETVIANPPFFDDGAGTLAGNAGRAGSRHMDAAALDRWVKTAAGCAAGAGEIIFIYPSESLSPLLAAFSQRFGAITVLPLTPRPDAAATRFVIRGIKGSRAPLTLLASRALHEAEGRPFAAEFDAIFRGSARLDW; encoded by the coding sequence GTGCTGCTGGGTGCCGCCGTCGGCGAGGGCCGCAAAACCCTGCTCGATCTGGGTTGCGGCGTCGGCACGGCAGCGCTGGTCGCGCTCGCTGATCGTCCCGGCCTCAAGGCGGTCCTGGCCGACCAGAATGCCGAAATGCTGACCTTGGCCCGCGAGAATGCCGCGACCAACGGCTTCGCCGACCGCACCGGTTTCGCCCATGCCGATGTGGCGGGCACGGGCAGCGACCGTCGCGCCGCCGGCCTCGCCGAAAATGCCTTCGAGACGGTGATCGCCAATCCGCCCTTCTTCGACGACGGCGCCGGCACGCTGGCCGGCAATGCCGGCCGCGCCGGCTCCCGTCACATGGATGCGGCCGCGCTCGACCGTTGGGTCAAGACCGCTGCCGGCTGCGCCGCCGGGGCAGGGGAGATCATTTTCATTTACCCCAGCGAAAGCCTCTCGCCCCTGCTGGCCGCTTTCAGCCAACGCTTCGGCGCTATCACCGTTCTGCCGCTGACGCCGCGGCCCGATGCAGCGGCGACGCGCTTCGTCATTCGTGGCATCAAGGGCTCGCGGGCCCCGCTGACGCTGCTGGCAAGCCGCGCGCTTCATGAGGCCGAGGGGCGGCCCTTCGCAGCCGAATTCGATGCAATCTTTCGTGGGTCTGCGCGCCTCGACTGGTAA
- a CDS encoding glycine--tRNA ligase subunit alpha produces the protein MDPRNSFQGLILTLQHFWAEQGCVILQPYDMQMGAGTFHTATTLRALGPKPWKAAYVQPSRRPKDGRYGENPNRLQHYYQFQVILKPSPENIQELYLKSLAEIGLDASLHDIRFVEDDWESPTLGAWGLGWECWCDGMEVSQFTYFQQVAGFECAPVPGEITYGLERLAMYVQGVENVYDLNFNGGTGEDRVSYGDVFLQNEQEQSKYNFEVADTEILFRHFADAERECRAILAKGAEGNRQTMAIPAYEQVVKASHNFNLLDARGVISVTERQSYILRIRDLAKSCGEAWLQTSGGGADD, from the coding sequence ATGGACCCCCGGAACTCGTTCCAGGGCCTGATCCTGACCCTCCAGCACTTCTGGGCGGAGCAGGGTTGCGTGATCCTGCAGCCATACGACATGCAGATGGGCGCCGGTACGTTCCATACTGCCACGACCCTGCGGGCGCTTGGGCCCAAGCCGTGGAAGGCTGCTTATGTGCAGCCCAGCCGCCGCCCCAAGGATGGCCGCTACGGCGAGAACCCCAACCGCCTGCAGCACTATTACCAGTTCCAGGTGATCCTGAAGCCGTCACCGGAGAACATTCAGGAACTCTACCTCAAGTCGCTGGCCGAGATCGGCCTCGACGCCAGCCTGCACGACATCCGCTTTGTCGAGGACGACTGGGAAAGCCCGACGCTGGGCGCCTGGGGGCTGGGCTGGGAATGCTGGTGCGACGGCATGGAAGTCAGCCAGTTCACCTATTTCCAGCAGGTGGCGGGTTTCGAATGCGCGCCAGTGCCGGGGGAAATCACCTACGGTCTCGAGCGCCTCGCCATGTATGTGCAGGGCGTCGAGAACGTCTATGACCTCAACTTCAACGGCGGGACCGGCGAGGACCGGGTTAGCTATGGCGACGTGTTCCTGCAGAACGAGCAGGAGCAGTCCAAGTACAATTTCGAGGTCGCCGACACCGAAATCCTGTTCCGCCACTTCGCCGATGCCGAGCGCGAATGCCGCGCCATCCTTGCCAAGGGCGCAGAAGGCAACCGCCAGACCATGGCCATCCCGGCCTATGAGCAGGTTGTGAAGGCCAGCCACAACTTCAACCTGCTCGATGCGCGCGGTGTCATCTCGGTCACCGAGCGGCAGAGCTACATCCTGCGCATCCGCGACCTCGCCAAGAGCTGCGGCGAGGCCTGGCTGCAAACCTCCGGCGGCGGCGCGGACGACTAG
- a CDS encoding S49 family peptidase translates to MPEPTPSRRNWLQRITGRGRTVIPVVRLHGVIAAEQRPGRLNIASVAPLLKRAFAIKSAPAVAIIVNSPGGSPVQSRLISKRIRDLANEHGKPVLVFVEDAAASGGYFIAVAGDEIIVDPSSIVGSIGVIMAGFGFVGTLAKLGIERRVHTAGTNKSTLDPFLPEKQTDVERIKQFELDIHNVFIDVVKTRRGAKLQAADDVLFTGEWWTGLRGVELGLVDTIGDLHEVLHTRYGPDIELKIIEAKRGWFTLPRFGFSTTGLTSDIAATIEDRAVWARLGL, encoded by the coding sequence ATGCCCGAACCGACTCCGTCGCGGCGCAATTGGCTGCAACGCATCACCGGCCGTGGCAGGACGGTGATCCCGGTTGTGCGCCTGCATGGCGTCATCGCCGCCGAGCAGCGCCCGGGCCGGCTCAACATCGCTAGTGTCGCGCCGCTCCTCAAGCGCGCCTTTGCCATCAAGTCGGCGCCGGCGGTGGCGATCATCGTCAACTCGCCCGGGGGCTCACCCGTACAGAGCCGGCTGATCTCCAAGCGCATCCGCGACCTTGCCAACGAGCACGGCAAGCCCGTGCTGGTCTTCGTCGAGGACGCAGCGGCATCAGGCGGATACTTCATCGCCGTGGCCGGTGACGAAATCATCGTCGATCCATCCTCGATCGTCGGCTCGATCGGCGTAATCATGGCCGGCTTCGGCTTTGTCGGTACGCTGGCGAAATTGGGCATCGAACGGCGCGTGCACACCGCCGGCACTAACAAGTCGACGCTCGACCCCTTCCTGCCCGAAAAGCAGACGGACGTGGAGCGCATCAAGCAGTTCGAATTGGACATTCATAACGTGTTCATCGATGTGGTGAAAACGCGGCGGGGCGCCAAGCTCCAGGCTGCCGACGACGTGCTGTTCACCGGCGAGTGGTGGACCGGCCTGCGCGGCGTCGAACTCGGCCTGGTCGACACGATCGGCGACCTCCACGAAGTGCTTCACACGCGCTATGGCCCTGATATTGAACTCAAAATCATCGAAGCCAAGCGCGGCTGGTTCACCCTGCCGCGCTTCGGCTTCTCCACCACGGGCCTCACCTCAGATATCGCCGCCACCATTGAAGACCGCGCCGTCTGGGCGCGGCTGGGGCTCTGA
- a CDS encoding polyprenyl synthetase family protein codes for MKEAPIASPIDRLLAATSADMAKVNTLILSRADSHVEMVPELARYLIESGGKRLRPMLTVAAAMLFGKGTGTAINFAAAVEFMHNATLLHDDVVDESDMRRGKPAARMVWGNKASILVGDFLLGQAFMMMVETGDIASLGVLSAASAVMAEGEVFQLAKTGDLTTTPEDYAEVIRAKTAVLFQAACEVGAMAGGSDEAGRQALARYGLELGNAFQLVDDVLDYGGQSGTLGKNTGDDLREGKMTLPVILALNEGSEAERATITAALGDMDTTAEQVAEIVAIMERHKTLARTLDQAHAHARAAQQALDVLPASEMRTLLSDVVEFSVLRAY; via the coding sequence ATGAAAGAGGCGCCCATCGCCAGCCCGATCGACCGGCTGCTGGCGGCAACCTCGGCCGACATGGCCAAGGTCAACACGCTGATTCTGTCGCGCGCCGATTCTCACGTCGAAATGGTCCCCGAGCTGGCGCGCTATCTCATCGAGAGCGGCGGCAAGCGCCTGCGCCCGATGCTGACGGTCGCCGCCGCCATGCTGTTCGGCAAGGGCACCGGCACCGCGATCAATTTCGCGGCGGCCGTCGAATTCATGCACAACGCCACCCTGCTCCACGACGACGTGGTCGATGAGAGCGACATGCGGCGCGGCAAGCCCGCGGCGCGCATGGTTTGGGGCAACAAGGCCTCGATCCTGGTGGGCGACTTCCTGCTCGGCCAGGCCTTCATGATGATGGTCGAGACCGGCGACATCGCCTCGCTCGGCGTGCTGTCGGCGGCATCGGCGGTCATGGCCGAGGGTGAAGTGTTCCAGCTCGCCAAGACGGGCGACCTGACCACGACGCCCGAAGACTATGCCGAGGTGATCCGCGCCAAGACCGCCGTGCTGTTCCAGGCCGCCTGCGAAGTAGGCGCCATGGCCGGCGGTTCGGACGAGGCGGGGCGCCAGGCCCTGGCCCGCTATGGGCTTGAGCTGGGCAATGCCTTCCAGCTCGTCGACGATGTGCTCGACTATGGCGGGCAATCGGGCACGCTGGGCAAGAATACCGGCGACGATCTGCGCGAAGGCAAGATGACGCTGCCTGTTATCCTTGCCCTCAACGAGGGCAGCGAGGCTGAGCGCGCCACCATCACAGCCGCGCTTGGCGACATGGACACGACGGCCGAACAGGTCGCCGAAATCGTGGCTATCATGGAACGCCACAAGACGCTGGCGCGGACACTGGACCAGGCGCATGCCCATGCCCGCGCAGCGCAGCAGGCGCTGGATGTGCTGCCGGCATCGGAGATGCGGACGCTGCTGAGCGATGTGGTCGAGTTCAGCGTGCTGCGGGCGTACTAG
- a CDS encoding uracil-DNA glycosylase — MAQDRPLNHDEMLAVLDWYRAAGVDVAVGEEPVDRFAQRPPARVAPPQAVASAPAERPIEALPIGGDPQEARGLATSARTLDELQAILGRYDGCGLKLRATQLVFADGNPEADIMLIGEAPGAEEDRQGKPFVGKSGQLLDRMLGAIGLDRTKVYIANTVPWRPPGNRTPTPEEMALCLPFLHRQVELVAPKVVMTLGGPAMQTVFSTTNGIIKMRGKWSAVAIGNHQVDAMPTLHPAYLLRNPAAKQQAWQDLLSLRLKIEELGIG, encoded by the coding sequence ATGGCTCAAGATCGACCGCTAAATCACGACGAAATGCTCGCCGTGCTCGACTGGTATCGAGCCGCGGGCGTTGACGTTGCCGTGGGCGAGGAGCCGGTCGACCGGTTTGCGCAGCGCCCACCCGCTCGGGTCGCGCCGCCGCAGGCGGTTGCCAGCGCGCCGGCGGAGCGGCCGATTGAGGCTTTGCCGATAGGCGGCGATCCCCAGGAGGCGCGGGGCCTGGCGACGTCAGCGCGGACGCTGGACGAATTGCAGGCCATCCTGGGGCGCTATGATGGATGCGGGCTCAAGCTGCGTGCCACCCAATTGGTGTTTGCCGATGGCAATCCCGAGGCCGATATCATGTTGATCGGCGAAGCGCCGGGGGCCGAGGAAGACCGGCAGGGCAAGCCATTCGTCGGCAAATCGGGGCAATTGCTCGACCGCATGCTTGGCGCCATCGGGCTCGACCGCACCAAGGTCTATATCGCCAATACCGTACCGTGGCGGCCGCCGGGCAATCGTACCCCGACGCCAGAGGAAATGGCGCTCTGCCTGCCCTTCCTGCACCGGCAGGTGGAACTGGTGGCACCAAAAGTGGTGATGACGCTGGGCGGTCCGGCCATGCAGACGGTGTTCTCGACCACCAATGGCATCATCAAGATGCGCGGCAAGTGGAGCGCTGTTGCTATCGGCAACCATCAGGTCGACGCCATGCCGACGCTGCATCCGGCCTATCTGTTGCGCAACCCGGCTGCCAAGCAGCAGGCG
- a CDS encoding tetratricopeptide repeat protein, translating to MTSLVNRFARPAFVALLLSAAATTAALTAQSVQTAQSDPGAAFDLLPMFSTSVTGAYMAGQQALQDLKTDEAARYFYQAAQAEWDNPVLVERAFIAFAADGQIGQAASTAKHLLDLDSNNELAELVVATEALKERRYGAAENLLGAIGQDSFTGITATILRAWALVGDNRKHDADAALDELAESGLEDFLVFHRALMAEAAGETDKAIELAGQAFDNEPFVARIVEVYARILANAGQFDEAKAAIAQFEDQGLTHPIVTVVKNQVNAGQRPGIFASNVQVGAAEMFHGIGVALARDGSLDLSLVFLRMGLYLDPSADVISLALGQLLDTAAQHDAANRIYDAVPMTSAMKPTAIVRVAQNLDALGDRPEALRRLGNIVATQPDDLDAVSVLGDMLRYDEQYPEAAEAYTKALALTGGESPSDWRFYYVRGIAYERAKEWPKAEADFLKALELNPDQPAVLNYLGYSWIDQDMHLEPALEMIEKAVAAQPQDGYVVDSLGWAFYKLGRIDEAVKTLEQAVLLRPNDAEINDHLGDAYWKAGRTLEARFQWNVAASVDEVGNVKERVAPKLADGLTDENATQ from the coding sequence GTGACATCGCTTGTGAACCGCTTCGCGCGCCCGGCTTTTGTGGCTCTGCTGCTGTCAGCCGCCGCCACCACGGCAGCGCTGACGGCCCAGTCGGTCCAGACCGCGCAGTCCGATCCGGGCGCCGCCTTCGACCTGCTGCCCATGTTCAGCACCAGCGTCACCGGGGCCTATATGGCTGGCCAGCAGGCCCTGCAGGACCTCAAGACTGACGAAGCCGCGCGCTACTTCTACCAGGCCGCCCAGGCCGAGTGGGACAATCCGGTTCTCGTCGAGCGCGCCTTCATCGCCTTTGCCGCCGATGGCCAGATCGGCCAGGCGGCCTCGACTGCCAAGCACCTGCTCGATCTCGACTCCAATAACGAGCTGGCCGAACTGGTTGTGGCGACCGAAGCGCTCAAGGAGCGCCGCTATGGGGCGGCAGAAAACCTGCTCGGCGCCATCGGGCAGGATAGCTTTACCGGCATCACCGCAACCATCCTGCGCGCCTGGGCCCTGGTGGGCGACAACCGCAAGCACGACGCCGATGCCGCGCTCGATGAGCTGGCCGAAAGTGGCCTCGAGGATTTTCTCGTCTTCCACCGTGCTCTCATGGCTGAAGCTGCCGGCGAGACCGACAAGGCCATCGAGTTGGCCGGGCAGGCCTTCGACAACGAACCATTCGTGGCGCGCATCGTCGAGGTTTATGCCCGCATCTTGGCCAATGCCGGGCAGTTCGACGAGGCCAAGGCCGCGATCGCGCAGTTCGAAGATCAGGGGTTGACCCATCCCATCGTGACGGTCGTCAAGAACCAGGTCAATGCCGGCCAGCGCCCGGGCATTTTTGCCTCCAACGTTCAGGTTGGCGCGGCCGAAATGTTCCATGGCATCGGCGTTGCCCTGGCGCGCGATGGCAGCCTCGACCTCTCGCTGGTCTTCCTGCGCATGGGGCTCTACCTCGATCCGTCGGCCGATGTGATTTCTCTGGCCCTCGGCCAGTTGCTCGATACGGCCGCCCAGCACGACGCCGCCAATCGGATTTATGACGCCGTGCCCATGACCTCGGCGATGAAGCCGACCGCGATCGTCCGCGTTGCCCAGAATCTGGATGCACTCGGCGATCGGCCGGAGGCGTTGCGCCGCCTGGGCAATATCGTCGCCACCCAGCCTGACGATCTCGATGCCGTTTCGGTGCTCGGCGACATGCTGCGCTACGACGAGCAATACCCCGAGGCGGCCGAGGCCTATACCAAAGCGCTGGCTTTGACCGGCGGCGAAAGCCCGTCCGATTGGCGCTTCTATTACGTGCGCGGCATCGCCTATGAGCGCGCCAAGGAGTGGCCCAAGGCCGAGGCCGATTTCCTCAAGGCATTGGAACTCAATCCCGATCAGCCGGCTGTGCTCAACTATCTCGGCTACAGCTGGATCGACCAGGACATGCATCTGGAGCCGGCGCTCGAAATGATTGAAAAGGCCGTAGCCGCCCAGCCGCAGGACGGCTATGTGGTCGATTCGCTCGGTTGGGCCTTCTACAAGCTCGGTCGCATCGATGAGGCGGTAAAGACGCTCGAACAGGCCGTGCTGCTGCGTCCCAACGATGCCGAAATCAACGACCACCTGGGCGACGCCTATTGGAAGGCCGGCCGCACGCTCGAAGCCCGCTTCCAGTGGAATGTGGCCGCCTCGGTAGACGAGGTTGGAAACGTCAAGGAGCGCGTCGCACCCAAGCTTGCCGACGGATTGACCGACGAGAACGCGACCCAATAA
- a CDS encoding LemA family protein yields MIGWIILGLVVVAAIYAVAIYNGLVKNRQMVEEGWSGIDVQLKRRTDLIPNLMETVKGYMSHERETLEAVTNARAAATSAASGSPEERAKAEGQLSSALGRLIATAEAYPDLKANTTFLEFQAALQTVEDEIQMARRYYNGAVRNLNVMVESVPSNFIAGPFGFQKAEYFELENEADRAVPNVKFN; encoded by the coding sequence ATGATCGGCTGGATTATCCTTGGCCTTGTCGTCGTTGCCGCCATCTATGCCGTCGCCATCTACAACGGCCTGGTGAAAAACCGGCAGATGGTCGAGGAGGGGTGGTCCGGCATCGACGTGCAGCTCAAGCGCCGCACCGACCTCATCCCCAATCTGATGGAGACGGTAAAGGGCTATATGAGCCACGAGCGCGAAACGCTCGAGGCAGTGACCAATGCCCGAGCCGCTGCGACCAGCGCTGCTTCCGGCTCGCCCGAGGAACGCGCCAAGGCCGAAGGCCAGCTCTCGTCGGCCCTGGGCCGGCTGATCGCGACCGCCGAGGCCTATCCCGACCTCAAGGCCAACACGACCTTCCTCGAATTTCAGGCGGCGTTGCAGACTGTCGAAGACGAAATCCAGATGGCGCGGCGCTACTACAATGGCGCCGTCCGCAATCTCAACGTGATGGTCGAGTCGGTGCCTTCCAATTTCATCGCCGGCCCGTTCGGCTTCCAGAAGGCCGAGTATTTCGAGCTCGAGAACGAAGCCGACCGCGCCGTGCCGAACGTCAAGTTCAACTGA